Proteins from one Athalia rosae chromosome 8, iyAthRosa1.1, whole genome shotgun sequence genomic window:
- the LOC105683900 gene encoding glycine-rich cell wall structural protein 1.0-like, which produces MRNSSKLTVARSGSEQRRSNPQTRVEAIARAMAPTLNKIPRALFAATLLTGLIAAASASFGHEHVHIKIHLPEMVKEIHHEKKIIKHIEDGGHGHGGGGESHIEHVEITSPSLGGGFGGGHGGGGFGGGHGGGGFGGGHGGGGFGGGHGGGGFGGGHGGGGFGGGHGGGGFEGHGGSGFGGGHGGGGFEGHGGGGFGGGYGGGGFGDHGGGGFGGGYGGGGFGDHGGGGFGGGHGDVSSFGGGGHGGGHGSGNFGSFGGGGYGGHEGGYASGHSVEIGTGSGLDLGGGHGGGGDHGHDGGSGGSSYGGSFSGHDVHSGGHGDSYSGGGGSSGGFSGYHYKK; this is translated from the exons ATGCGTAACAGTTCGAAGCTAACCGTAGCTAGGAGCGGATCCGAACAGCGAAGAAGCAACCCGCAAACGCGTGTGGAAGCCATCGCCCGAGCAATGGCGCCAACGTTAAACAAG ATTCCTCGCGCGCTCTTCGCGGCGACGCTTCTCACCGGACTCATAGCCGCGGCGTCGGCGTCGTTCGGACATGAACA TGTACACATCAAGATCCATCTACCGGAGATGGTCAAGGAGATTCACCACGAGAAGAAGATAATCAAGCACATCGAAGACGGCGGACACGGTCACGGGGGTGGAGGCGAGTCGCACATCGAACACGTCGAAATAACGAGTCCATCTTTGGGCGGTGGATTCGGCGGAGGTCACGGAGGGGGTGGATTCGGCGGAGGTCACGGAGGGGGCGGATTCGGCGGAGGTCACGGAGGGGGTGGATTCGGCGGAGGTCACGGAGGGGGTGGATTCGGCGGAGGTCACGGAGGGGGTGGATTCGGCGGAGGTCACGGAGGGGGTGGATTTGAAGGACACGGAGGAAGTGGATTCGGCGGAGGTCACGGAGGAGGTGGATTCGAGGGACACGGAGGGGGTGGATTCGGCGGAGGttacggaggaggaggattcGGAGATCACGGAGGGGGTGGATTCGGGGGAGGttacggaggaggaggattcGGAGATCACGGAGGGGGTGGATTCGGGGGAGGTCACGGAGACGTGAGCTCTTTCGGAG GTGGTGGACACGGCGGGGGTCACGGTAGCGGTAATTTCGGTAGTTTCGGAGGCGGTGGATACGGAGGACACGAAGGGGGTTACGCCTCGGGCCACAGCGTCGAAATCGGCACCGGGTCAGGTCTGGATCTGGGCGGCGGTCACGGAGGAGGCGGCGATCACGGTCACGACGGTGGATCCGGCGGCAG CTCGTACGGCGGAAGCTTCTCGGGTCACGACGTCCACAGCGGGGGTCACGGTGACTCCtacagcggcggcggcggcagctcGGGCGGATTCAGCGGATACCATTACAAAAAGTAA